In Cryptococcus gattii WM276 chromosome A, complete sequence, one genomic interval encodes:
- a CDS encoding uncharacterized protein (Similar to TIGR gene model, INSD accession AAW41075.1), producing the protein MSVQGQLTTIPCGPFFYPVFTSGDLTANRAVAFIGGLTNGLGAVPFTYPLSDALGKAGWKLIQFHWSSAYGGYGTGSLDRDREEMQALVKYLKTTGGLSKVIIMGHSTGSQNVMHYLSSSMNNDPAYHVDGGIMQAPVSDREVCAKDKPYCDYLSIAEKMVKEGRGQEIMPDEFCKKAGFGGVEMKMTAYRLWSLMGVGGDDDYFSADIPLQPTPPYVHSLSTSFGALTAPALALFSEKDAEWIVARPEDLLPKWADVANGKLEWRIIKGASHDVCEKEAQVVLCEDVLSWLGKFE; encoded by the exons ATGTCGGTCCAAGGCCAGCTCACCACCATCCCCTGCGGCCCCTTCTTCTATCCAGTCTTCACCTCCGGTGACCTCACAGCCAACCGCGCTGTCGCCTTCATCGGCGGTCTCACAAACGGCCTTGGCGCAGTGCCCTTCACTTATCCCCTGAGCGATGCCCTAGGGAAGGCCGGGTGGAAGCT AATCCAATTCCACTGGAGCTCAGCGTATGGCGGTTACGGCACAGGTAGCTTGGATCGAGATCGAGAAGAGATGCAGGCCCTGGTCAAGTACTTGAAGACGACCGGCG GCTTATCTAAAGTGATTATCATGGGTCACTCGACAGGTTCTCAAAACGTCATGCACTATCTCTCCTCGTCCATGAACAATGACCCTGCCTACCATGTCGACGGCGGGATCATGCAAGCGCCCGTCTCTGACAGAGAAGTATGTGCCAAAGACAAACCGTACTGCGACTATCTCTCCATTGCGGAAAAGATGGTTaaggaaggaaggggaCAGGAAATAATGCCGGATGAGTTTTGCAAGAAGGCAGGGTTTGGAGGGGTcgagatgaagatgacggCGTATAGGCTCTGGAGTCTGATGGGTGTTGG TGGCGACGATGACTACTTTTCCGCCGACATCCCTCTCCAGCCCACCCCGCCATACGTTCACTCACTCTCCACCTCCTTTGGTGCACTCACCGCCCCAGCGCTAGCACTCTTCTCTGAAAAAGACGCCGAGTGGATCGTAGCCCGCCCAGAAGACTTGCTTCCCAAATGGGCAGATGTCGCTAACGGCAAACTGGAATGGCGCATTATCAAGGGCGCATCGCATGATGTATGCGAAAAGGAGGCTCAGGTGGTTCTTTGTGAAGATGTATTGAGCTGGTTGGGCAAGTTTGAGTAA
- a CDS encoding 4-amino-4-deoxychorismate synthase, putative (Similar to TIGR gene model, INSD accession AAW41074.1), translated as MIRPPPLPRTLVLDYYDSYTNNLVTLLTRTYGDADVLEKLVVVKADKYTWDEFQRLVLPNIDCVILSPGPGRPDNPADIGFALQLLRLHPLPILGVCLGHQAIGVAFGGKIINTPKITHGHVIPVAPVQPPTGLFTSPLFDADGKTQFDVVVYNSLTVDPITLPQDLEVTAWSIPSPDRPASIQGLRHRLYPIWGVQYHPESISSTCGSSLLVSFLDEVHKINNQPTSYPSLLPSIVSSCAYRVVKAGSTTTSHEPSLTVPASSSKLKKVNKAFDGLGKGLATEDVFQRLRKREKAVAEIWLDGQTPTRPSTSSLASPSFLLTYSLTTRTVTLHRAGFSPSTLPLPEDITFWEWFSAGQEAITRNLHSDLEPRMSGWRGGWVGWFAYEMKEESLTGYRRRERGEGEEKVDACWGWTDRFLERTPEEEWVARGVIRQGADQLDGIKDCEMLGWLQKKGIVLGATEDEWENYIQSVSNILDTAGESPASSPLPKFHPFSSGDAYQKQIDACREAIRQGESYELTLTTSFSSTPSSFDPFALYLHLRKFNPAYYSTYMSFPTLSTSSLHGGSEMQGITILSSSPERFLKINSSRQVEMMPIKGTRARVKDGQCVCRPGIGCGGENPGSEECKQEGRREDERRGRELVEDVKERAENLMIVDLIRSDLLSCCIPSTVTVPKLIALESYGVHNLVTTVQGALADNVGSVEAVKRCFPPGSMTGAPKLRSVQLLDGFENHQRRGIYSGALGYFSVDGVTDLSVVIRTIVVEDNRLSIGAGGAITWLSDREKEWDEVLTKVKSVVGTMDNVE; from the exons ATGATCAGGCCTCCCCCCCTGCCCCGGACGCTCGTGCTGGACTACTATGATTCAT ACACTAACAACCTGGTCACCCTGCTCACCCGCACCTATGGGGACGCCGATGTGCTGGAAAAACTCGTCGTGGTGAAAGCGGACAAGTACACGTG GGACGAGTTCCAGCGTTTAGTCCTTCCTAACATCGACTGTGTCATTCTCTCCCCCGGGCCAGGCCGCCCGGACAATCCTGCA GACATCGGTTTCGCACTCCAGCTCCTGCGTCTTCATCCGCTCCCAATCCTCGGAGTCTGCCTCGGTCACCAAGCGATCGGCGTTGCCTTTGGCGGGAAG ATCATCAACACTCCCAAAATCACCCATGGGCATGTCATCCCCGTCGCTCCAGTACAACCCCCAACTGGGCTCTTCACTTCTCCTCTGTTTGACGCAGATGGTAAAACTCAGTTTGATGTGGTCGTCTACAACAGTTTAACAGTAGACCCAATAA CTCTTCCTCAGGACCTTGAGGTGACAGCATGGTCCATTCCTTCGCCAGATCGACCAGCTAGTATCCAAGGATTGAGGCATCGACTCTACCCTATATGGGGTGTACAATACCATCCAGAG TCAATCTCTTCTACCTGTGGATCATCGTTACTTGTTTCGTTTTTGGACGAGGTCCACAAAATCAATAACCAACCTACATCTTACCCTAGTCTCCTTCCCTCAATCGTCTCTTCTTGCGCGTACCGTGTCGTCAAGGCTGGATCAACAACCACATCACATGAACCTTCGCTCACTGTGCCAGCCTCGTCATCAAAGCTCAAGAAGGTGAACAAGGCTTTTGATGGATTGGGCAAAGGTTTAGCCACGGAGGATGTATTCCAGCGCCTaaggaaaagggagaaggCTGTAGCAGAGATATGGCTTGACGGGCAAACA CCTACTCGCCCTTCTACCTCTTCCCTCGCTTCCCCATCTTTCCTTCTCACATATTCTCTCACCACTCGTACTGTCACTCTTCACCGAGCGGGATTTTCTCCTAGCACACTTCCTCTCCCTGAAGATATCACCTTTTGGGAGTGGTTCTCCGCCGGCCAGGAAGCCATAACACGCAATCTCCATTCTGACCTGGAACCTCGAATGAGCGGCTGGAGAGGAGGTTGGGTAGGTTGGTTTGCATATGAGATGAAAGAGGAGAGTCTTACAGGTTATCGAAGACgggaaagaggagagggagaggaaaAGGTAGATGCCTGTTGGGGATGGACAGATCGGTTCTTGGAAAGGACCCCCGAGGAAGAATGGGTGGCGAGGGGTGTGATCAGACAAGGTGCGGATCAGCTCGATGGGATCAAGGATTGTGAGATGTTGGGGTGGTTGCAAAAAAAGGGCATCGTCCTCGGAGCCACCGAGGATGAATGGGAAAACTACATTCAATCTGTGTCAAACATCCTCGATACTGCTGGTGAATCTCCCGCATCGTCCCCGTTACCCAAGTTTCATCCCTTCAGCTCTGGTGACGCCTATCAAAAACAAATTGACGCGTGTCGCGAGGCCATCCGACAAGGGGAGAGTTACGAGCTCACCCTTACCacttccttttcctccacTCCTTCATCTTTCGATCCTTTTGCTCTATATTTGCACCTCCGGAAATTCAATCCCGCCTATTACTCTACCTATATGAGCTTCCCCACCCTCTCTACCTCTTCCTTACACGGCGGCTCAGAAATGCAAGGTATCACCATTCTTTCAAGCTCCCCCGAACGGTTCTTGAAAATCAACTCTTCGAGGCAAGTGGAAATGATGCCCATCAAGGGAACGAGAGCGAGAGTCAAGGACGGGCAATGTGTATGTCGACCTGGCATAGGGTGTGGAGGAGAGAACCCAGGCTCGGAGGAGTGCAAACAAGaagggaggagggaagatgagcggagagggagagagcTGGTTGAAGATGTCAAAGAACGGGCGGAGAACCTCATG ATCGTCGACCTTATCCGATCCGACTTGCTCTCGTGTTGCATTCCGTCAACAGTCACCGTTCCAAAACTTATTGCTCTGGAATCGTATGGGGTGCATAACCTAGTAACCACGGTGCAAGGCGCGTTAGCAGATAATGTTGGGAGTGTGGAAGCTGTCAAAAGATGTTTCCCTCCTG GTTCCATGACGGGTGCACCAAAATTGAGGTCGGTACAGCTTTTGGATGGGTTTGAAAACCATCAGCGAAGGGGCATATATTCCG GTGCTTTGGGTTACTTTTCTGTCGATGGAGTCACAGATCTTAGTGTTGTCATTCGTACGATCGTAGTCGAGGATAATC GATTAAGTATCGGAGCTGGAGGTGCCATCACCTGGCTGTCGGATAGAGAGAAGGAATGGGACGAGGTGTTGACCAAGGTCAAGTCTGTTGTTGGGACAATGGACAATGTAGAATGA
- a CDS encoding Hypothetical Protein (Similar to TIGR gene model, INSD accession AAW41076.1) — MFSSSSADVLGDIVATVLPTMPPRTARLFAALRSLRPVHAAPCLAAAVGCALLYTGAESARLGRWANPLLVHAHSQAQPVFRVDPETSIEFPATLPLATPSPPLTLVGLGVRKVSFLKIKVYSAGFYLQEGATRCLHHIPGWATFTAQHLLAPPSPSPAGETAPQLSGEALMANLLDQRIACAVRIVPNRNTDFGHLRDAFTRALIGRQKLERAKGTLSEADEARISEAIQTLKTFFPAQTVHRGKSVTLLRPPEGGIVVEFEGAILGKLNDPWIGKHLILTYFADSGAVSDKLKEDVAKGLEGFASNKQGAWGQ, encoded by the exons atgttttcttcttcttctgctgaTGTTCTCGGCGACATTGTTGCAACAGTGCTCCCTACGATGCCGCCCCGAACTGCACGCCTCTTTGCGGCTCTCCGCTCTCTCCGGCCGGTGCACGCCGCCCCCTGCCTCGCTGCTGCAGTGGGCTGCGCCCTCCTGTACACGGGGGCCGAATCAGCGAGGCTTGGGCGGTGGGCGAACCCGCTCCTCGTGCACGCCCACTCGCAAGCCCAGCCCGTGTTCCGGGTTGATCCGGAGACCTCGATCGAGTTCCCGGCCACGCTGCCCCTCGCCACGCCCTCGCCGCCGCTCACCCTCGTCGGGCTCGGTGTCCGCAAAGTCTCCTTCCTCAAAATCAAGGTGTACAGCGCCGGCTTCTACCTGCAAGAAGGCGCAACCAGGTGCCTGCACCATATTCCCGGATGGGCG ACATTCACCGCCCAGCATCTCCTCGCTCCCCCGTCCCCTTCGCCCGCGGGCGAGACCGCCCCGCAACTGTCTGGCGAAGCCCTCATGGCCAACTTGCTCGACCAGCGTATCGCATGTGCCGTTCGGATCG TCCCTAACAGGAACACCGACTTCGGC CATCTTCGAGACGCCTTCACACGAGCTTTGATCGGCCGACAGAAACTTGAACGTGCCAAGGGGACTCTCTCGGAAGCAGACGAAGCT AGAATCTCCGAAGCTATCCAGACCCTCAAAACGTTCTTCCCTGCTCAAACAGTTCACAGGGGTAAATCCGTCACCCTCCTCCGTCCCCCTGAGGGAGGTATTGTAGTTGAATTCGAG GGTGCGATCCTCGGTAAACTCAACGACCCCTGGATTGGCAAGCACCTCATTTTGACTTACTTTGCGGATTCCGGAGCTGTTTCTGACAAG TTGAAGGAAGACGTCGCAAAGGGCTTGGAAGGGTTCGCCAGCAACAAGCAAGGTGCTTGGGGACAGTAA